A stretch of DNA from Campylobacter concisus:
CATATTGTTTAATTCTGTCAATAAACTCATCAGAATTTATATCTTTATGCTTTAAATAGTCAATTTTAAATTCGTTTGCATAATTTAGAAGTTTTTCATCATTTGAATCATATCTGGCACAGATAAATTCTATTTCTATATCTTTATCTTTAATAAGTTTATCAAATGCGTTATGGCTCCAAATACCATCTGCAAAATACCCTATTTTAAGTTTCATATCACTCTCCTCATTATTTTGCATATATGACTAAACTCTTGCGCTACTTGGGATATTTACTATCCTATCGCTTAAAAATTTAGCATTTTTTAGCTCGTCTCTTTGGCAGTCCTTAAACATATCAAGCTCATTCATGAGCTGCCAGATAGGACGCGTAAAAACGCCATTTTCATTACTAAATTTCAAAAACTTATCTCGTTTTTCATGACTTTCAAAGAGCACTGCGTTTAGCCAAAAATTTGACCTAGCGTCCGCTGGTTCATCTATAAATTTCACATCATCAAATTTAGAAAAATACTCTTTATAGATCATCGCAAGTTCGCGTTTGCTCTTTAAAAATAGCTCCAAATTTTCAAGCTGTGCCACAAGCAGAGCTGCATTTAAATTTGGCAAGCGGTAGTTGTAGCCGATCTCGCTGTGACGATACTCAAAAGGATGTGGCACCTTGGCCGTTGTGGTGATAAATTTGGCGTGCTTTGCTATCTCCTCATCGTTTGTGATGATAGCTCCGCCACCTCCACTTGTGACGATCTTATTGCCATTAAAGCTCATGGCTGCAAGCTTGCCAAAATTCCCTGTATGAGTGCCTTTGTAGTAGCTACCAAGGCTCTCGGCACAGTCTTCTACCAAAACGATATTCCAGCGCTTGCAAATTTCAGCTATCTCATCTATCTTACAAGGTAGTCCAAAAGTATGCATAGGCACGCAAGCACGCACTATCCTGCCGCTAGTTTTATTTACACATTTGCCGCCTTTTAGCTTGCAGTTTTTCCCTAAAAACTCGCTAAGCGCTGCTGGCGACATACCAAGCGTGTCAAGGTCGACATCCACAAAAACTGGCTTTGCAAAAAGGTAGCTAATGGCATTGCAAGTGGCTATAAAGGTAACTGGCTGTGTGATCACTTCGTCATCTTGGCCAACACCAGCTAGCTTTAAGCAGATATGAAGCGCAGAGGTGCCATTTGTCGTAGCGACTACAAATTTTGCTCCGATCATTTGAGCTAGCTTACTCTCAAACTCATCGACAAATTTGCCGACACTTGAGACAAAGCTAGAATCGATACACTCAAGCAGATATTTTTTCTCATTGCCTATAAATTTAGGCTCGTGAAGTGGGACTTTGTCCTTGCCAAAGGTGCTTTTTATAAATTTCAAAACCTCGTCAAAATCACATTTTTTCATCAAGATATTTTCCTGTTTCTTTATGCATAAAATTTGGTATGAGCTCGAAAACTTCGCGCAAAACGTCCTCTTTGCTCCATGTCAAGCTTGATTTTAAATTTAAGATATTGTTTTTAAAAATTTCTAGTTTTTTGCTGTCAAAATTTGCATCATTTTTGACTATGCCGATATTTTGAAGTCTTTGCATGTCAAGTCTTTCGCCGTCAACGAAAAACTCCTCGTAGTCCTTCTCTCCAGTCGTGTCGCTAGGCGCAAAAAGACAAGGATAAAAGCCATCTTTTGGAAGCACTTTTGCAAGCTTTCTGGCTTCCTCCTCATTTTCACACAAAAATGGTTCGTAGCCTAAATTTGCCAAGTATCGCTTGGCTATCTCACTAAACGTTATGAGGTCTAAATTTTCATCTAATTTTGGGAAAAATATATCTCTATTTTCACCAAAAATGGTACTTAAAAGACAAAGCTCGCCACTCTCTTTTGGTGTTAGGAAGTAGCGCCTGACATCGTTTGGGGCGACTATGGGCTGAGACTTTTCTATGCGTTTTTGAAAGCCAAAAAGAAGTGAGCCATCGCTAAATGCCACGTTTGCAAATCTAGCCATTGAGACGTCAATATTTAAGGAGTGTCTAAACGCAAACATCTCCATGATGCGCTTGCTAGCTCCCATTAAATTTACAGGATTTGCCGCCTTGTCAGTACTTACGCAAAAGTATTTTTTTGACTTCATACTAAAGGCTTGCGTTAGCGTTTTGTCGGTGTTAAAGATGTTTGTTTCGAGCATCCTCATAAGCGTAAACGGATCTTTTTCGCTTCTAACATGCTTTAGAGCTGATAAATTTAACACGTAGTCAAATCCACCACTTTGCGCTAAAAGTGCTTCAAATTCGGCGCTTGCAACATCTATGGCAAAAGTTTTAAAGTCACCATTTATATATCCAAACTCGCTTCTTATGTCACGCACTAGCTCGACAAGGTTGTTTTCAGAGATGTCGACGACGTAGAGCTTTATTGGATCTCTTATAAAGATCTCTTTTGTCACGGCAGAGCCTATAGATCCTGCCCCACCGATAACTAGAAAGCTTGAGCTTGAGACTATCTCTTTTAAATTTTTATCAAGCGCCTTTATGTCATCTTCAAAGAGATTTTTAGTGCGCCCTATTAGGTTTAAGATATTGTTCATATTAATTCCAAATTATTTCGTTTGCTATATATTCGTTTACATTTTCTTTTTTATAAAAAACTTGATCATAAGATTTTTTTAGTTCGCTAACAACCACCTCAAACTCATTAAATATTCTTTTAATATGTGAGTCTAGTTCTTTATTATCGTTTGCAACTAAAACTAAATTATAGTATCCATATTCAGTAACATTTTTTCCACTATTTTTATCTTTTATATTCTTATTAAGATTATATGCGTATTTTGAATCTAACATTTCTATTGTTGGTATGCCGATTGAGATCATATCTGAAACAACTCCAGAATAAAAACAAATAGCAAATTTGGAATGTTTTCCTAAGAAAAATGTATGCAAATTTGAAACCATCCAACCAATCCCACACTCTTCTTTAGGCAATGCTTCTTCGCAAGAGTTATCGCACACTTCATCAGGATGTTTTTTTATTATCAGCTTTAAATTATATTTTTTAGCCTGTTTATAAATCTCTTTAACATATCTAACTTTTTCTTCTCTTGGCATAAATGAGCCATAATTTCTTGAGATTAGAAAGATATAATTTCCATTAAAAGGGATTTCATAATTACTACAATAACGATCCATAAAATAATCGATCCATTTTTTCTCATGTCTTGGAATACCCACCACCCTACAAAACTCTTTTTTTATCCCATAGTAATTTTCATAGTACTCTGCATCTTTCTCAGATGATGCAAATACAATAGTATTATTGTTCGGATAGTTATTTACAATAGTTCTTGTTTTTAATTCCTCTAACAGATATTCATGACTATTATTTCCATGGCAAATTGAATACTTTTTAACTTCACTTAGTTTGGTTAATATATCTTCATGGGCATCCTTGCTAGATTCGTAAACATCATACAATATTTTTAAATTTTCACTTTTTAATTGATATAAATTTATAAATTTCAAATTATAAATTTTTACTATTATTGCATTTATTTTTGTCATTATAGAATTTAAGCAAGAGTCTAGTTTAATAATCCTTAGCTTATTTAAAATTTTTTTTAATATCAAAAATGGATTTAGATGATTTGAAAAAAAATAATATTTTAGAATAATTTCAAAATTATTAGATTTGATAAAAGCACCATTTATGTCTTTATAAACAATAGCAGTAAATATCTCACTTGCCAGCTTAATCAATGGTGAGTTTAATTCAATTTGTTTTATTATGTAATAATCATGTGCGTAGAATATAAATTGCGCATCAGGCTGTTTATTTTTGAGTTCATGCAAAACAGATGCCCAACTATCCAATGTGCCCAAACTAGGTGAACATATAAATAAAAAAACATCTTTTTTCATTTTATTCCTTTATTTTGAATATATAGAAATCCTCTATATAATCGGCCTTATTTTTCAGTTTTTCATTATTATATCCATAGAATTTTATTTTATTTAGATAAGCAGCTTCATAGTCGTTTACACTATCTCCTATCAAAATACATTCGTTGGAATTATAATTATATTTTCTCAATACGTTTTTTACTAGCTCATTTTTAGGAGTTGGAGAACCCTCTATTGTTTTAAAAAATT
This window harbors:
- a CDS encoding LegC family aminotransferase, producing the protein MKKCDFDEVLKFIKSTFGKDKVPLHEPKFIGNEKKYLLECIDSSFVSSVGKFVDEFESKLAQMIGAKFVVATTNGTSALHICLKLAGVGQDDEVITQPVTFIATCNAISYLFAKPVFVDVDLDTLGMSPAALSEFLGKNCKLKGGKCVNKTSGRIVRACVPMHTFGLPCKIDEIAEICKRWNIVLVEDCAESLGSYYKGTHTGNFGKLAAMSFNGNKIVTSGGGGAIITNDEEIAKHAKFITTTAKVPHPFEYRHSEIGYNYRLPNLNAALLVAQLENLELFLKSKRELAMIYKEYFSKFDDVKFIDEPADARSNFWLNAVLFESHEKRDKFLKFSNENGVFTRPIWQLMNELDMFKDCQRDELKNAKFLSDRIVNIPSSARV
- a CDS encoding UDP-N-acetylglucosamine 4,6-dehydratase; the encoded protein is MNNILNLIGRTKNLFEDDIKALDKNLKEIVSSSSFLVIGGAGSIGSAVTKEIFIRDPIKLYVVDISENNLVELVRDIRSEFGYINGDFKTFAIDVASAEFEALLAQSGGFDYVLNLSALKHVRSEKDPFTLMRMLETNIFNTDKTLTQAFSMKSKKYFCVSTDKAANPVNLMGASKRIMEMFAFRHSLNIDVSMARFANVAFSDGSLLFGFQKRIEKSQPIVAPNDVRRYFLTPKESGELCLLSTIFGENRDIFFPKLDENLDLITFSEIAKRYLANLGYEPFLCENEEEARKLAKVLPKDGFYPCLFAPSDTTGEKDYEEFFVDGERLDMQRLQNIGIVKNDANFDSKKLEIFKNNILNLKSSLTWSKEDVLREVFELIPNFMHKETGKYLDEKM